A genomic stretch from Streptomyces venezuelae ATCC 10712 includes:
- a CDS encoding NAD-dependent epimerase/dehydratase family protein encodes MRVLLTGSAGFIGRHLHTALDARGDNVTAIDIVNGPDALDLFRFNSAPYDLAIHCAAIVGGRASIDGSPLGVGTNLGLDAWYMRWLARSGTPRAVYFSSSAAYPVALQQPGPIRRLVETDIGYQQPGRPDATYGLAKLTGEQLCQYAEAEGTRMTILRPFSGYGGDQDEAYPFPAFIRRARERQDPFEIWGDGTSTRDWIHVDDIVDATLAAVEEGVTGPVNLGTGRATTFDQLAKMVTAAAGYRPELKHLPAAPQGVHHRVCDPSRMLDFHLPRVTLEEGIERALAA; translated from the coding sequence ATGCGCGTACTCCTCACCGGCTCCGCCGGGTTCATCGGCCGCCACCTCCACACTGCCCTCGACGCCCGCGGCGACAACGTCACCGCCATCGACATCGTCAACGGGCCCGACGCGCTGGACCTCTTCCGGTTCAACAGCGCTCCATACGACCTCGCCATCCACTGCGCTGCGATCGTCGGAGGCCGGGCTAGCATCGATGGCTCGCCTCTTGGCGTCGGAACGAACCTCGGGCTCGACGCCTGGTACATGCGGTGGCTAGCCCGCTCAGGCACGCCCAGGGCGGTCTACTTCAGCTCCTCCGCCGCCTACCCGGTCGCCCTGCAGCAGCCCGGACCGATTCGGCGCCTCGTCGAAACCGACATCGGCTACCAGCAGCCCGGCCGGCCCGACGCCACCTACGGGCTTGCCAAGCTGACCGGCGAACAGCTCTGCCAGTACGCCGAAGCCGAAGGCACCCGCATGACGATCCTGCGGCCCTTCTCCGGGTACGGCGGGGACCAGGACGAGGCATACCCGTTCCCCGCGTTCATCCGGCGAGCCAGGGAGCGGCAGGACCCCTTCGAGATCTGGGGCGACGGCACCTCCACCCGCGACTGGATCCACGTAGACGATATCGTCGACGCCACCCTCGCGGCTGTGGAGGAAGGTGTCACGGGGCCCGTCAACCTGGGCACGGGGCGCGCGACCACCTTCGACCAGCTCGCGAAGATGGTCACCGCGGCGGCTGGCTACCGGCCCGAGCTGAAGCACCTGCCGGCCGCACCGCAAGGCGTTCACCACAGGGTCTGCGACCCCAGCCGCATGCTCGACTTCCACCTGCCCCGCGTCACCCTCGAAGAGGGCATCGAGCGGGCACTCGCCGCCTGA
- a CDS encoding phage major capsid protein — protein MAATPPIKLSDIDSTFLPETLVGPIFEKSVEQSAVMSLAKRVPLAMTANTAVPVPLDVPTADWVEQAGRKPISTGGVDIKQMTGKKIAVLIPVAMEVADSNAAGLWTQLQRDLPTAFARAFDRATIHGKTMKGATGPFADYLAMTTKSVTIGGTTQANGGIYGDIVKGMKETIDDDWDYTGTVLDHRMKPSLLGATDTTGRPIFVDTTQPGTGAALAGTLVGEPVAYSRSVSGKLRRQSGTIDTGLRGIGGDWSQTAYGVGMDITVKISREATYIDEDGGVHSAFQENLVLLLAEAYYGFVLGDEEAFVKYLAAGGSS, from the coding sequence ATGGCTGCTACGCCGCCCATCAAGCTGTCGGACATCGACAGCACTTTCCTGCCCGAGACCCTCGTCGGGCCCATCTTCGAGAAGTCCGTCGAGCAGTCGGCGGTCATGTCGCTCGCCAAGCGCGTACCGCTGGCGATGACGGCGAACACCGCAGTCCCGGTGCCGCTCGACGTGCCGACGGCTGACTGGGTCGAGCAGGCCGGCCGAAAGCCGATCAGCACCGGCGGCGTCGACATCAAGCAGATGACCGGCAAGAAGATCGCGGTCTTGATCCCGGTCGCCATGGAGGTCGCCGACTCCAACGCGGCGGGCCTGTGGACGCAGCTGCAGCGCGACCTGCCGACCGCGTTCGCCCGGGCCTTCGACCGCGCCACGATCCACGGCAAGACGATGAAGGGCGCCACCGGGCCCTTCGCGGACTACCTGGCGATGACCACGAAGTCGGTCACCATCGGCGGCACGACGCAGGCCAACGGTGGCATCTACGGCGACATCGTCAAGGGTATGAAGGAGACCATCGACGACGACTGGGACTACACCGGCACGGTCCTGGACCACCGGATGAAGCCCAGCCTCCTCGGAGCGACGGACACCACCGGCCGTCCCATCTTCGTCGATACGACCCAGCCGGGTACCGGCGCCGCACTGGCCGGCACGTTGGTCGGCGAGCCGGTCGCATACTCCCGCAGCGTGTCCGGCAAGCTCCGTCGCCAGTCCGGGACCATCGACACTGGTCTGCGCGGCATCGGCGGCGACTGGTCGCAGACCGCCTACGGCGTCGGCATGGACATCACCGTCAAGATTTCCCGCGAGGCGACGTACATCGACGAGGATGGCGGCGTGCACTCCGCCTTCCAGGAGAACCTCGTGCTCCTCCTCGCGGAGGCCTATTACGGCTTCGTCCTCGGCGACGAGGAGGCCTTCGTGAAGTACCTGGCGGCCGGCGGCTCCTCCTGA
- a CDS encoding HNH endonuclease signature motif containing protein has protein sequence MASNVRRDPLERFEEQVGKSPNGHWVWAGVLSNGYGNFWDGIRKVPAHRWAYEYWVGPIPAGMQIDHLCRIRQCVNPEHLEPVTPRENVLRSDSPPGLSYRTGRCKHGHEMTPENTSFNKAGSRQCKACRRASFKRYREKKLGRPAEVYNRDKTHCPKGHPYDTENTYLEPDGRGRQCRTCKRQNKVAARARARAVSVEAQ, from the coding sequence ATGGCATCCAACGTCAGACGTGATCCTCTCGAACGGTTCGAAGAGCAGGTCGGCAAGTCCCCCAATGGCCACTGGGTGTGGGCCGGGGTGCTCTCTAATGGGTACGGAAACTTTTGGGACGGGATCCGCAAGGTTCCCGCTCACAGATGGGCCTACGAGTACTGGGTGGGCCCCATACCCGCTGGCATGCAGATCGATCATCTGTGTCGGATTCGTCAGTGCGTCAATCCGGAGCACCTCGAACCGGTAACTCCGCGAGAGAACGTGTTGCGCAGCGACAGCCCGCCCGGCCTCAGCTACCGCACTGGAAGGTGCAAGCACGGGCACGAGATGACGCCGGAGAACACCTCGTTCAACAAGGCGGGGAGTAGGCAGTGCAAGGCCTGCCGCCGTGCCTCCTTCAAGAGGTACAGGGAGAAGAAGCTGGGCAGGCCAGCCGAGGTCTACAACCGAGACAAGACGCACTGCCCCAAAGGGCACCCATACGACACCGAGAACACATACCTGGAGCCTGACGGCCGCGGCCGTCAGTGCCGGACGTGCAAGCGACAGAACAAGGTCGCAGCACGGGCGAGAGCCCGTGCCGTCTCAGTAGAAGCCCAGTAA
- a CDS encoding glycosyltransferase family 4 protein has translation MRIVARLHGYPPRHNAGAEWMVHSQLRALVERGHDVSVWLSRYTDDRADYELDGVQVIPLQSRLDAGSAIRKADVVVSHLENVPAAGALARGYGKPLAVVCHNTHRQSFREMAGGCDLAVYNSNWMKREAELFFAEYPKGIRPGSEVIVRPPVFAEEYRTKPGSKVTLINLNEEKGGRLFGELARRMPDVEFLAVTGAYGEQIVPDLPNVEVISHMCGHDMREKVYSRTKVLLMPSSYESWGRAGVEALASGLPVVAHPTPGLCESLGEAGVFVDLHDAEGYESVIRKLLSDPAEYRLVSKRAKARSAELDPTADLSAWVDAVESLARR, from the coding sequence ATGCGGATCGTCGCCCGGCTGCACGGCTACCCGCCGCGCCACAACGCCGGTGCCGAGTGGATGGTCCACTCCCAGCTCCGGGCCCTCGTCGAGCGGGGCCACGACGTGTCGGTGTGGCTATCCCGCTACACGGATGACAGGGCCGACTACGAGCTCGACGGCGTCCAGGTCATCCCGCTCCAGTCTCGCCTCGACGCCGGATCCGCAATCCGCAAGGCCGACGTCGTGGTCTCTCACCTGGAGAACGTGCCCGCAGCCGGTGCGCTGGCCCGCGGGTACGGGAAGCCTCTGGCGGTGGTCTGTCACAACACCCACCGGCAGAGCTTCCGGGAGATGGCGGGCGGCTGTGACCTGGCCGTCTACAACTCGAACTGGATGAAGCGCGAAGCCGAGCTGTTCTTCGCCGAGTACCCGAAGGGAATCCGGCCGGGCAGCGAAGTCATCGTCAGGCCGCCGGTCTTCGCCGAGGAGTACCGGACGAAGCCAGGCTCCAAGGTGACGCTCATCAACCTGAACGAGGAGAAGGGCGGTCGGCTCTTCGGGGAGCTCGCACGCCGGATGCCGGACGTCGAGTTTCTCGCGGTGACCGGCGCCTACGGCGAGCAGATCGTTCCCGACCTGCCGAACGTCGAAGTGATCAGCCACATGTGCGGCCACGACATGCGGGAGAAGGTGTACAGCCGCACGAAGGTGCTGCTGATGCCGTCCTCGTATGAGTCGTGGGGTAGGGCAGGCGTGGAGGCGCTCGCGAGCGGTTTGCCCGTGGTGGCCCACCCGACGCCTGGATTGTGTGAGTCCCTGGGCGAGGCTGGCGTGTTCGTCGATCTTCACGATGCCGAGGGGTACGAGTCGGTGATCCGGAAGCTCCTGTCGGATCCTGCGGAGTACCGGCTGGTGTCTAAACGGGCTAAGGCCCGCTCGGCGGAGCTCGACCCAACTGCCGATCTATCCGCCTGGGTTGACGCCGTAGAGAGTCTGGCTAGGCGATAG
- a CDS encoding phage terminase large subunit protein, producing MAENEVPEVVTPFTIGPTWQRGEDGKFLLPEYTLGWHALAWTATYLQHYVGAPWRYTAEQARLTLWWYAMDPVTNRFVWRDGVIQRLKGWGKDPLIATWSAFEFVGPCRFGQVADEGNEWGVPPGQPLGQPHPAAWVQIAAVSQDQTRNTMTLFPSILTKRAIEEFRIDLGKEIIYADKGRARIEAVTSSPRALEGGRPTAVNLGETHHWLESNQGHEMAAVIERNATKSADGQSRTLANTNAYEPGEDSVAERTREAFESAEAGRAAEVGLFYDSLEAPAEAKLSEEWIEPTLRAVRGDSVWLDLERLKASILDVRNPPSRSRRFWFNQITASEDAYLAPYEWNACPHEGIELQAGDEIVLFFDGSKSDDATGLVACRLSDGHLQTLGVWQRRPNWPDGVPWRVPREEVDGVVDFTFATYRPLAFFADPGSGFDDADGERYWDSYIDTWAQRYGKRLKLKAVSSGHGAHAVMWDMRDRRRQQAFTEAVDRFYRDVLERQVTHDGHKVLRQHIANARRRTNAWGYTIGKEHRESARKVDLAVCAIGARMLRRMVMNSPAWTKRSKARGAGRVVVLR from the coding sequence GTGGCTGAGAACGAGGTCCCCGAGGTCGTCACGCCCTTCACGATCGGTCCTACGTGGCAGCGCGGAGAGGACGGCAAGTTCCTCCTTCCTGAGTACACGCTCGGATGGCATGCCCTGGCGTGGACAGCGACCTACCTTCAGCACTATGTCGGGGCTCCGTGGCGCTACACGGCCGAGCAGGCCCGCTTGACGCTGTGGTGGTACGCCATGGATCCGGTGACGAACCGGTTCGTGTGGCGCGACGGTGTCATCCAGCGGCTGAAGGGCTGGGGCAAGGATCCCCTGATCGCCACTTGGTCGGCGTTCGAGTTCGTGGGCCCCTGCCGGTTCGGGCAGGTCGCGGATGAGGGTAATGAGTGGGGTGTTCCTCCGGGCCAGCCGCTCGGCCAGCCGCATCCGGCGGCCTGGGTGCAGATCGCCGCGGTGAGCCAGGACCAGACGCGGAACACGATGACGCTGTTCCCGTCGATCCTGACGAAGCGGGCGATCGAGGAGTTCCGCATCGACCTCGGCAAGGAGATCATTTACGCCGACAAGGGCCGCGCCCGCATCGAAGCCGTCACGAGCTCGCCGCGCGCGCTGGAGGGCGGTCGGCCGACGGCGGTGAATCTGGGTGAGACGCATCACTGGCTGGAGTCGAACCAGGGGCACGAGATGGCCGCGGTCATCGAGCGCAACGCCACGAAGTCGGCTGACGGACAGTCCCGGACGCTGGCGAACACCAACGCCTACGAGCCTGGCGAGGACAGTGTCGCCGAGCGGACCCGCGAGGCGTTCGAATCGGCGGAGGCTGGCCGCGCTGCGGAGGTCGGGCTGTTCTACGACAGCCTGGAGGCGCCGGCGGAGGCGAAGCTGTCCGAGGAGTGGATCGAACCGACACTGCGCGCTGTCCGGGGCGACTCGGTCTGGCTGGACCTCGAGCGGCTGAAGGCGTCGATCCTCGATGTCCGCAACCCGCCCAGTCGGTCGCGCCGGTTCTGGTTCAACCAGATCACCGCCTCGGAGGACGCCTATCTGGCGCCCTACGAATGGAATGCGTGCCCGCACGAGGGCATCGAGTTGCAGGCGGGCGACGAGATCGTCCTCTTCTTCGACGGCTCCAAGTCGGACGACGCGACAGGCCTGGTGGCATGCCGTTTGTCCGACGGTCACCTGCAGACGCTCGGCGTGTGGCAGAGGCGGCCGAACTGGCCGGATGGGGTGCCCTGGCGGGTGCCGCGAGAGGAGGTCGACGGCGTCGTGGACTTCACCTTCGCTACGTACAGGCCGCTGGCGTTCTTCGCCGACCCAGGGTCAGGCTTCGACGACGCCGACGGCGAACGGTACTGGGACAGCTACATCGACACGTGGGCGCAGCGGTACGGCAAGCGGCTGAAACTGAAGGCGGTCTCGTCCGGGCACGGTGCTCACGCGGTGATGTGGGACATGCGTGACCGCCGGCGCCAGCAGGCCTTCACAGAGGCCGTGGACCGCTTCTACCGGGATGTGCTGGAGCGGCAGGTGACCCACGACGGCCACAAGGTTCTCCGGCAGCACATCGCCAACGCGCGTCGCCGCACGAACGCTTGGGGCTACACGATCGGCAAGGAGCATCGCGAGTCCGCCCGGAAGGTGGACTTGGCGGTGTGCGCAATCGGCGCCCGAATGCTCCGCCGGATGGTCATGAACAGCCCGGCTTGGACGAAACGGTCGAAGGCCCGCGGTGCGGGAAGGGTGGTGGTCCTGCGATGA
- a CDS encoding phage portal protein — translation MTIPTLPLVGLSDDEQQILTLLRTDLLAHRFKLEVLDAYFNGEQIIRDLGISIPPQLKTLHTVIGWPRVGVEALEQRLDLEAFRWADGSDSTELEEIAEANDLYDESSLAHLDALTYGHEYVTVGTADDDGAPPIITYESPLDMTLAWDARLRKPLYALRECQDRYDFGLTPDERLVTLYLPDQNIYAVQQGNDWEVIDRDEHGLGVVTVLRMANRQRTGDRVGKSEITPEVRSITDAACRRLMGIEVAAEFFGAPQRYILGASESAFQDAEGNAKSAWETYIGRVLALERDEDGDVPTVGAFTAHDPSGQTKIIDLYARIMSSQLSVPPHMLGYTSDNPASADAIRSAEGALVKKAERRIRRFGATHKATMQLALWVRDGEQPDPSRRIETVWRNPATPTIAAQTDAAVKMVAAGLLPADSEVALEMAGLTEDQRERVAAERRRAQGRQVLASLVGQGAEETAVPEAGDGEYDL, via the coding sequence ATGACGATTCCCACCCTGCCCCTGGTCGGCCTGTCGGACGACGAGCAGCAGATCCTTACCCTTCTCCGAACCGATCTGCTGGCCCACCGATTCAAGCTGGAGGTGTTGGACGCCTACTTCAACGGCGAGCAGATCATCCGAGACCTGGGGATCAGCATCCCGCCGCAACTGAAGACGCTGCACACGGTCATCGGCTGGCCGCGAGTCGGGGTGGAGGCTCTGGAGCAACGCCTCGACCTGGAGGCGTTTCGCTGGGCTGACGGGTCGGACTCCACCGAGCTGGAGGAGATCGCCGAGGCGAACGACCTGTATGACGAGTCGAGCCTGGCCCATCTGGACGCCCTGACCTACGGCCACGAGTACGTGACGGTCGGCACGGCGGACGACGACGGCGCCCCGCCGATCATCACCTACGAGTCGCCGCTCGACATGACGCTCGCCTGGGATGCCCGGCTACGCAAGCCGCTATACGCGCTGCGGGAGTGCCAGGACCGCTACGACTTCGGTCTGACGCCGGACGAGCGGCTGGTCACGCTGTACCTGCCAGACCAGAACATCTACGCGGTACAGCAGGGGAACGACTGGGAAGTCATCGACCGGGACGAGCACGGTCTCGGCGTGGTGACGGTCCTGCGTATGGCGAACCGGCAGCGAACCGGTGACCGGGTCGGAAAGTCGGAGATCACTCCCGAGGTCCGGTCCATCACGGATGCTGCATGCCGCCGGCTGATGGGCATCGAGGTGGCTGCCGAGTTCTTCGGCGCCCCTCAGCGCTACATCTTGGGCGCGAGCGAGTCCGCGTTCCAGGACGCCGAGGGCAACGCCAAGAGCGCGTGGGAGACTTACATCGGGCGCGTTCTGGCCCTGGAGCGGGACGAGGACGGTGACGTCCCGACGGTAGGCGCGTTCACGGCGCATGACCCGTCGGGCCAGACGAAGATCATCGACCTGTATGCGCGAATCATGTCGTCGCAGCTGTCGGTCCCACCACACATGCTCGGCTACACCAGCGACAACCCTGCGAGTGCGGACGCCATCCGCTCAGCCGAGGGCGCCCTGGTCAAGAAGGCCGAGCGGAGAATCAGACGGTTCGGGGCCACGCACAAGGCGACGATGCAGCTGGCGCTGTGGGTCCGGGACGGCGAACAGCCTGATCCGTCACGCCGCATTGAGACGGTGTGGCGCAACCCGGCGACGCCTACGATCGCGGCCCAGACCGACGCGGCGGTGAAGATGGTCGCCGCCGGCCTGCTGCCTGCAGATTCCGAGGTGGCGCTGGAGATGGCTGGTCTGACCGAGGACCAGCGCGAGCGTGTCGCCGCCGAGCGACGCCGGGCCCAGGGCCGCCAGGTCCTGGCCTCCCTTGTGGGCCAGGGCGCCGAGGAGACCGCGGTACCGGAGGCTGGCGATGGCGAGTACGACCTCTGA
- a CDS encoding class I SAM-dependent methyltransferase, producing the protein MSSINDVIVAWNEADPAAIHPTREVSEEAYQISGEVQAELLATVLPEGCRVIDFGCGDGRVAIPLRQAGYDVTGADGSQTMLDRLAQRDPDMPRVLSDGLDLAAVIGKKADAVISLAVVIHHGYEAGEAIIEGLRSAVRINGLLVLDWPASDEPAEGSSWISVTTWSREQQDAICKRIGLKRLDSDLPWPVFRAVKAGS; encoded by the coding sequence ATGAGCAGCATCAACGACGTCATCGTGGCCTGGAACGAGGCCGACCCGGCCGCCATCCACCCCACCCGCGAGGTGTCCGAGGAGGCCTACCAGATCTCGGGCGAAGTGCAGGCGGAACTCCTCGCCACCGTCCTCCCCGAAGGCTGCCGCGTCATCGACTTCGGCTGCGGCGACGGGCGTGTGGCCATCCCCCTCAGGCAGGCCGGGTACGACGTCACGGGTGCCGACGGCTCCCAGACCATGCTCGACCGACTCGCCCAACGCGACCCCGACATGCCGCGGGTCCTCAGTGACGGGCTCGACCTGGCCGCCGTCATCGGTAAGAAGGCCGACGCCGTCATCTCCCTCGCCGTCGTCATTCACCACGGCTACGAAGCCGGCGAAGCCATCATCGAAGGCCTCCGCTCAGCAGTCCGCATCAACGGCCTCCTCGTCCTCGACTGGCCAGCCTCCGACGAACCTGCCGAAGGCAGCAGCTGGATCAGCGTCACCACCTGGTCCCGCGAACAGCAGGACGCCATCTGCAAGCGGATCGGGCTCAAGCGCCTCGACAGCGACCTGCCCTGGCCCGTCTTCCGGGCCGTGAAGGCAGGCAGCTGA